A stretch of Paenibacillus peoriae DNA encodes these proteins:
- a CDS encoding AraC family transcriptional regulator produces the protein MSIRHSNYIMSGDDLFAPSVPINVNRVYETFELNSHSHDFFEITYISEGEGVHYIDGEAVPVEQGTIIFIPVGCAHVYRPKTLMKDRPLIVYNCLFQEKYLTELHSCFPQAPDIGEYFANKQLHWFSMKDLDGTYHYLFRELYREFATKPPGYLAALSALVMQILIGLFRNQVQNVASLEKKTHWMAVDEAITFINSHYASGLRLSEIADRANLSKRHFSRLFQDHTGMSFTNYLQNLRMDAACRLLSEGHSSVAEIAASVGYVDMKFFHQLFKKKVGMTPLAYRHTWRQTK, from the coding sequence ATGAGTATCAGACACAGCAATTATATTATGTCCGGAGACGATCTTTTCGCGCCTAGCGTTCCGATTAATGTGAACAGGGTTTATGAAACGTTTGAACTAAACTCCCATTCCCATGATTTTTTTGAAATCACATATATCAGTGAAGGTGAAGGTGTTCATTATATTGATGGTGAAGCAGTTCCTGTGGAGCAAGGGACTATTATTTTCATTCCAGTTGGGTGTGCTCATGTGTACAGGCCCAAAACCCTCATGAAAGATCGCCCGCTGATCGTTTACAACTGTTTGTTTCAAGAAAAGTATCTAACGGAACTCCACTCCTGTTTTCCGCAAGCTCCGGACATAGGTGAATATTTCGCAAACAAGCAGTTACATTGGTTCTCTATGAAAGATCTTGATGGTACATATCATTACCTGTTCCGAGAACTTTATCGAGAATTTGCGACAAAACCTCCAGGATATTTGGCTGCTCTCTCTGCTCTCGTCATGCAAATACTAATCGGTTTATTTAGAAATCAAGTACAGAACGTTGCTTCCCTAGAAAAAAAGACGCACTGGATGGCTGTCGATGAAGCAATTACCTTTATCAACTCTCATTATGCAAGCGGGCTTAGACTTAGCGAAATTGCCGATCGAGCTAACCTTAGCAAGCGGCATTTCAGTCGTCTTTTTCAAGACCATACCGGAATGAGCTTTACGAATTACTTGCAAAACCTCCGTATGGATGCAGCATGCCGTCTCCTATCAGAAGGCCACAGCAGTGTAGCCGAAATTGCCGCATCAGTCGGATATGTGGATATGAAATTCTTTCATCAACTTTTCAAGAAAAAAGTCGGAATGACGCCCCTAGCTTACAGACATACATGGCGTCAGACTAAATAA
- a CDS encoding glycoside hydrolase family 1 protein produces MSKTFQFPNGFLWGGSVSANQIEGAYQEDGKGLSIQDIMPNGIQTPPTVEPTEDNMKLFAIDFYHRYKEDIKLLAEMGFKVFRTSIAWSRIFPKGDELEPNEKGLQFYDDLFDECLKYGIEPLVTISHYETPLHLVREYDGWANRKMVDFYERYVRTIFERYKNKVKYWLTFNEINSILEHPFASGGINTPKDQLSKQDLYQAVHHEFVASALAVKIAHEINPELKVGCMVIAMPIYPLTPDPNDMIRVMEADHKNTGFTDVHVRGYYPGYMKRYLKDNGITIHFEPGDEEILKNTVDFISFSYYQSSCETADPAKQIKGEGNLIGGVPNPLLTASDWGWQIDPQGLRYIMNAMYDRYQKPLFIVENGLGAVDELITDENGNKTVIDDYRIKYLKEHLLQVAEAIQDGVELMGYASWGCIDLVSATTAEMKKRYGFIYVDRHDDGSGTLERFRKKSFHWYKDVIESNGSSLFR; encoded by the coding sequence ATGAGTAAAACATTTCAATTTCCTAACGGTTTTTTGTGGGGAGGTTCCGTCTCTGCAAACCAAATAGAAGGTGCATATCAAGAAGATGGAAAAGGACTTTCCATTCAGGATATCATGCCAAACGGCATTCAAACACCTCCGACGGTAGAACCAACAGAGGATAATATGAAGTTATTTGCGATTGACTTCTATCACCGATATAAAGAAGATATTAAACTCCTTGCCGAAATGGGTTTCAAAGTTTTTCGTACGTCTATAGCTTGGTCCAGAATCTTCCCAAAAGGGGATGAACTTGAGCCAAACGAAAAAGGTCTCCAATTTTACGACGATCTCTTTGACGAGTGCCTGAAATACGGGATTGAACCTCTAGTTACGATCTCTCATTATGAGACTCCTCTACATCTTGTTAGGGAATACGATGGATGGGCGAATCGAAAAATGGTCGATTTCTATGAACGATATGTGCGAACTATTTTTGAGAGATACAAAAACAAAGTGAAGTATTGGCTCACATTTAACGAGATTAACTCTATTCTTGAACACCCTTTTGCAAGTGGCGGGATTAACACGCCTAAGGATCAACTTAGCAAACAGGATCTTTACCAAGCCGTTCACCACGAGTTTGTTGCAAGTGCACTGGCAGTTAAAATAGCGCATGAAATCAACCCAGAGTTAAAAGTGGGTTGTATGGTCATTGCTATGCCGATTTACCCATTGACTCCTGACCCTAATGATATGATCAGAGTGATGGAAGCGGATCATAAGAACACAGGTTTTACGGATGTTCATGTGCGTGGTTATTACCCGGGTTACATGAAACGTTATTTGAAAGATAATGGGATTACTATTCATTTCGAGCCTGGTGACGAAGAAATTTTGAAAAATACCGTTGACTTTATTTCCTTTAGCTATTATCAAAGTAGTTGCGAAACAGCTGATCCTGCTAAGCAAATTAAAGGAGAAGGAAACCTGATTGGTGGTGTTCCTAATCCGCTCTTGACCGCGAGTGATTGGGGTTGGCAGATCGACCCTCAAGGCTTAAGGTACATCATGAATGCGATGTATGATCGTTATCAGAAGCCATTATTCATCGTTGAAAATGGATTAGGAGCCGTAGATGAACTGATTACGGACGAAAATGGTAACAAAACCGTTATTGATGATTATCGTATTAAATATTTGAAGGAGCACTTGCTTCAAGTCGCTGAAGCCATCCAAGATGGTGTTGAATTAATGGGATATGCATCATGGGGTTGTATCGACTTGGTTAGTGCAACAACCGCAGAAATGAAAAAACGGTACGGATTTATCTATGTAGATCGTCATGATGATGGTTCAGGAACATTGGAACGCTTTCGTAAGAAGTCCTTCCACTGGTATAAAGATGTCATTGAGAGCAACGGGAGCAGCTTGTTTCGTTAA
- a CDS encoding MBL fold metallo-hydrolase: MSQPNNGIKAIKLEMEYNRKPFIVYPILLWDDENVVLVDTGIPGQLTQIRKLLEKENFSLDKLTHIIITHQDGDHIGSLPELVEARGNGVTVLAHEEAVPYLTGATPLIKSKDFAPPVRVHAALKDRDILPLAGGIQVIFTPGHTPDHMSLYHIPSKTLIAGDALNSKDGCLLSFDDEQTLDHTTAYDSIAKLLELDIKKVITYHGHEVTNQIKESLQNIVNTKPAI; encoded by the coding sequence ATGTCTCAACCGAATAATGGAATTAAAGCAATTAAACTTGAAATGGAATATAATAGGAAACCATTTATAGTATATCCAATATTGTTATGGGATGATGAGAATGTAGTACTTGTTGATACCGGTATTCCTGGACAATTGACACAAATCCGTAAGTTACTCGAAAAAGAAAATTTCAGTTTAGATAAGCTGACGCATATTATTATTACGCATCAAGATGGGGATCACATTGGCAGTCTGCCGGAATTAGTTGAGGCCAGGGGAAACGGGGTTACGGTGCTCGCTCATGAGGAAGCGGTACCTTATTTGACAGGAGCTACTCCGCTTATTAAAAGTAAAGATTTCGCACCGCCCGTGCGCGTTCATGCAGCATTAAAGGATAGAGACATTCTTCCCTTGGCAGGTGGTATTCAGGTGATCTTTACACCAGGACACACACCAGATCACATGTCGCTGTATCATATCCCAAGCAAAACACTAATTGCTGGCGATGCTTTAAATTCGAAAGATGGTTGTCTCTTGTCTTTTGATGACGAACAAACGTTGGATCATACGACTGCATACGATTCGATTGCTAAACTGTTAGAGCTTGATATTAAAAAAGTGATTACGTACCATGGTCACGAAGTTACGAATCAGATTAAGGAAAGTCTCCAGAACATTGTAAATACGAAACCTGCCATCTGA
- a CDS encoding winged helix-turn-helix transcriptional regulator, which translates to MIPIKTKNEKEDSNESFVYTLSLISGKWKLHILFLLLKEDIMRYGELKKALQGITHKMLSNQLKELEADSLITRHEYSQVPPKVEYYLSERGKSLIPALQELCKWGVDHMDDEQ; encoded by the coding sequence ATGATTCCAATTAAAACAAAAAATGAAAAAGAAGACAGTAATGAATCATTTGTGTATACCTTATCGCTAATAAGTGGTAAATGGAAATTACATATTTTATTCTTACTATTGAAGGAAGATATTATGCGTTACGGGGAGTTGAAAAAAGCGCTTCAAGGAATTACTCACAAAATGCTTAGCAATCAATTAAAAGAGCTAGAGGCTGATTCGCTCATTACACGCCATGAATACTCACAAGTACCGCCTAAAGTTGAGTACTATCTTTCAGAGCGTGGCAAGTCCCTCATTCCTGCTCTGCAAGAGCTTTGCAAATGGGGAGTAGATCATATGGATGATGAACAATAA
- a CDS encoding flavin reductase family protein, with amino-acid sequence MKDLSPRAFGYGYPMPLLMISTYDENGTVNVMNLHWCTMNHGGYINLGIGTNKKTHENIEKMGAFTVGLATQDLMMEADFFGSVSGYRDPDKFAKTGLKATKSKYVNAPILEKSTVVIECELTEIVRGTHIHAIVGRMVNIAVDESVLNEKGKIDAKKTGMLFFDSFSNAYFTLGDKVGNAWNEGRSFLSLNG; translated from the coding sequence ATGAAAGATCTCAGTCCACGTGCTTTTGGTTATGGCTATCCCATGCCACTTTTGATGATATCTACTTACGATGAGAATGGAACTGTCAATGTGATGAATTTGCACTGGTGCACGATGAATCACGGAGGATATATCAATTTGGGTATTGGTACGAATAAAAAGACGCACGAGAATATAGAAAAAATGGGTGCCTTTACGGTTGGACTGGCCACTCAAGATCTCATGATGGAAGCTGACTTTTTTGGCTCAGTGTCAGGGTATAGAGATCCTGATAAATTCGCAAAAACAGGTTTGAAAGCTACCAAGAGCAAATACGTTAATGCACCAATTCTTGAAAAAAGTACTGTGGTAATCGAATGTGAACTTACAGAGATTGTAAGAGGTACTCATATCCATGCAATTGTCGGCAGAATGGTCAATATCGCAGTGGATGAATCGGTCTTAAATGAAAAGGGTAAAATTGATGCCAAGAAGACAGGCATGTTGTTTTTTGATTCATTCAGCAATGCCTATTTCACTCTAGGAGATAAAGTTGGAAATGCCTGGAATGAAGGAAGATCATTTTTGTCTCTTAATGGTTAA
- a CDS encoding flavin reductase family protein, translating to MAIKPVDLNKAYRLLQVGPTTMISAKHDGIENVMAAAWVGLVGNNKVMAYIGKQAFTRELVEKSGYYVVHVPTVQQMETVLYVGEHSAKDMDNKLDNIPIFYQDEFDFPLVEGSAGWLVCKVIPNAQNEQELDLFMGEIVGAWSDDRVFNNGHWIFDDAPDELRTVHYVAGGQFYAIGKGTKFNHGPGKD from the coding sequence ATGGCAATTAAGCCTGTTGATTTAAATAAAGCATACCGTTTATTGCAAGTAGGTCCAACAACCATGATTTCTGCTAAACATGATGGGATAGAAAATGTAATGGCAGCCGCTTGGGTCGGTCTGGTGGGAAATAATAAAGTGATGGCATATATCGGCAAACAAGCTTTCACACGTGAACTCGTTGAAAAGAGTGGTTACTATGTAGTACATGTTCCAACGGTTCAACAAATGGAAACTGTCTTGTATGTTGGTGAGCACAGTGCTAAAGATATGGATAACAAACTTGATAATATCCCAATCTTTTACCAAGATGAATTTGATTTTCCACTAGTTGAAGGTTCCGCTGGCTGGCTAGTATGCAAAGTAATCCCAAATGCTCAAAATGAACAAGAACTTGATCTTTTCATGGGTGAAATTGTCGGTGCTTGGAGTGATGATCGAGTATTCAACAACGGACATTGGATTTTTGATGATGCTCCTGATGAATTGCGTACAGTACACTATGTGGCTGGCGGTCAATTCTATGCAATTGGAAAAGGTACTAAATTTAATCACGGACCTGGTAAAGACTAA
- a CDS encoding IS1182 family transposase (programmed frameshift) has translation MLRSNREKQQSYEFVSIEDLVPQDHLLRKVDKYIDFSFIDDKVRPLYCADNGRPAIDPTVLFKMIFLGYFYGIRSERQLEREIQTNLAYRWFLGLGLTDKVPDHTTISWNRRTRFKDTTIFQDIFDEIVLQAISHRMVGGRVLVTDSTHVKANANRHRYTKEQVLQNTKDYMDELNEAVKDDRKNHGKKPLKSREEVNEEKEIKVSKTDPDSGYMIRDGKPEGFFYLDHRTVDMKYNLITDVHVTPGNVHDSVPYLSRLDRQRERFGFQVEAVALDSGYLTTPICRGLQNRKIFAVIAHRRFHPRQGLFPKWKFEYDAKRNVYRCPAQQELPYRTTDRKGYRQYASDPAQCQHCPLLSQCTQSRNHRKVVTRHVWEDSKEWVRSNRLSPSGKKLYRKRKETIERSFADAKELHGFRYCRLRGLPNVREQALMTAAVQNMKKMAIHLDRLEKQG, from the exons ATGCTACGTTCCAATCGCGAAAAACAACAATCCTACGAATTTGTTTCCATCGAAGATCTGGTTCCTCAAGATCACTTGCTCCGCAAAGTAGATAAGTATATCGATTTTTCGTTTATCGATGATAAAGTTCGACCACTGTATTGTGCAGACAACGGGCGTCCTGCCATTGATCCTACCGTATTGTTTAAAATGATCTTTCTCGGTTATTTCTATGGCATTCGCTCAGAACGGCAACTCGAGCGAGAAATTCAGACGAACCTAGCTTATCGTTGGTTTCTGGGGTTGGGCTTAACGGATAAAGTTCCGGACCATACGACGATTAGCTGGAATCGTCGCACTCGCTTTAAAGACACCACGATCTTTCAAGATATCTTCGATGAAATTGTGCTGCAGGCGATCTCTCACCGAATGGTGGGGGGGCGTGTTCTCGTCACCGATTCCACACACGTCAAAGCCAATGCTAACAGGCACCGGTACACCAAAGAACAAGTGTTGCAGAATACCAAAGACTATATGGACGAGCTGAACGAAGCGGTGAAGGATGACCGGAAAAACCACGGAAAAAAGC CCTTAAAATCCCGAGAGGAAGTGAACGAAGAAAAAGAAATTAAAGTGAGCAAAACAGACCCGGACAGCGGCTATATGATCCGTGATGGCAAGCCCGAAGGCTTCTTCTATCTGGACCACCGCACGGTGGATATGAAGTACAATCTGATTACGGATGTGCATGTGACGCCGGGAAATGTACATGATTCTGTCCCCTATTTGTCCCGTTTGGATCGCCAAAGAGAACGTTTTGGTTTTCAAGTAGAAGCTGTTGCACTAGATTCAGGTTATTTAACAACGCCGATTTGCCGAGGTTTGCAGAACCGAAAGATTTTTGCCGTGATTGCTCACCGAAGATTCCATCCCAGACAAGGACTGTTTCCGAAATGGAAGTTTGAATACGATGCCAAACGCAATGTGTATAGATGCCCAGCCCAACAGGAACTGCCCTACCGAACGACGGACCGTAAGGGATACCGGCAGTATGCCTCTGACCCAGCTCAGTGCCAGCATTGCCCACTGCTAAGTCAGTGTACCCAGTCTCGAAACCACCGCAAAGTAGTGACTCGGCATGTCTGGGAAGACAGCAAAGAGTGGGTACGGAGCAACCGGCTGAGCCCATCTGGTAAAAAGCTGTACCGCAAACGAAAAGAGACGATTGAGCGAAGCTTCGCGGATGCCAAAGAGCTCCATGGGTTTCGCTATTGCCGTTTGCGCGGTCTTCCAAACGTCAGGGAACAAGCCCTTATGACGGCAGCCGTGCAGAACATGAAGAAGATGGCGATCCACCTAGATCGCCTGGAGAAACAGGGGTAA
- the nikA gene encoding nickel ABC transporter substrate-binding protein, which yields MFKRSYFKLFIPAVMAVMMVACASSPSASPSPSAAPQDKSVTLLFNVQSPTIDPHSDVNYTAVRAGVSETLIKVNKDLKLEAWLADKWNSKDGQHWTFNIRSGVNFHSGKAVNAAAVKASLERALKLNPSVKNALHIRDIHADGQILTITTDKPFPEFVSELVHPNTAIIDTTVTGDLPSGTGPFKVTSFRAGSELNLDRNKQYWNGEVKLKHAKFMFNEDANARQLAFQAKTADIVYRPPLESLELLKADSTVKVDSLPSLRTHQLIYNMNNNDLKKTAVRKAFDNLINRDEIASGIMSGQGTPAQGPFLPDFPFSPEYITKKFDLNAAREGFKQAGYTVQNGKVAAPDGKPLQLTLLTYQSRAELPLISQLIQANAKELGITIDIRQVDNIDEYLAAHQDWDLATYSSITAPRGDASYFLNAAYMPEGALNYGRVHVPELTSMISQLNTTVNEEQRNKLALKAVTLIDQENLQSFLVHPNNVVAYRDYVHNWVTSQSEYYLLTQDLDVN from the coding sequence TTGTTTAAGCGTTCTTATTTTAAACTATTTATACCTGCGGTAATGGCGGTGATGATGGTAGCCTGCGCTTCATCTCCGTCAGCTTCACCCTCTCCATCTGCTGCACCACAAGATAAAAGTGTCACCTTATTGTTCAACGTGCAAAGTCCTACTATAGACCCCCATTCAGATGTAAATTACACAGCTGTTCGTGCTGGGGTAAGTGAAACACTGATCAAAGTGAACAAGGATCTTAAGCTGGAAGCTTGGCTTGCAGACAAATGGAACAGCAAGGACGGACAGCACTGGACCTTCAACATCCGATCAGGTGTGAACTTCCACAGCGGTAAAGCCGTCAATGCTGCTGCTGTCAAAGCCTCTTTGGAAAGAGCATTAAAGCTCAATCCATCGGTCAAAAATGCGCTACATATCCGTGATATTCATGCGGATGGACAGATTTTGACCATTACGACAGACAAGCCTTTTCCGGAATTTGTATCTGAGCTGGTTCATCCAAATACGGCTATTATAGACACCACAGTTACAGGTGACCTCCCATCAGGAACAGGGCCGTTCAAGGTTACCAGTTTTCGTGCTGGAAGTGAATTAAATTTAGATCGCAATAAACAATATTGGAACGGTGAAGTAAAGTTGAAGCATGCCAAATTCATGTTTAACGAAGACGCCAATGCACGTCAGCTTGCTTTTCAAGCCAAAACTGCTGATATTGTGTATCGCCCGCCACTTGAAAGCCTAGAGCTATTGAAAGCTGATTCTACCGTTAAGGTTGACTCACTTCCTAGTTTGCGAACGCATCAACTTATTTACAATATGAACAATAACGATCTGAAAAAGACGGCTGTGCGTAAGGCATTCGATAACCTGATCAACCGTGATGAGATTGCTAGCGGTATCATGTCCGGCCAGGGAACCCCTGCTCAAGGGCCATTCTTGCCCGACTTTCCATTTTCGCCGGAATATATTACGAAAAAATTTGATTTAAATGCTGCACGAGAAGGCTTCAAGCAAGCTGGATATACAGTGCAGAACGGAAAAGTTGCAGCCCCTGACGGCAAGCCGCTTCAACTTACATTACTAACTTACCAGTCGAGAGCGGAACTTCCACTCATTTCCCAGCTGATTCAGGCTAATGCTAAAGAACTTGGCATTACGATTGATATCCGTCAGGTTGATAATATTGACGAATATCTTGCCGCTCATCAGGATTGGGATTTAGCGACTTATAGTAGCATTACAGCCCCGCGCGGCGATGCAAGCTATTTTCTAAATGCGGCTTACATGCCTGAAGGAGCACTAAATTATGGGCGTGTGCATGTACCGGAACTCACGAGTATGATTTCACAGCTGAACACAACCGTGAATGAGGAACAACGCAACAAGCTGGCGCTGAAAGCTGTCACACTGATTGACCAAGAAAATCTGCAATCCTTTCTGGTCCATCCAAACAACGTAGTGGCCTATCGCGATTACGTACATAACTGGGTAACTAGCCAAAGTGAATATTACTTGCTAACCCAGGACCTGGATGTGAACTAG
- the nikB gene encoding nickel ABC transporter permease: MFKSMAKKFLELVLFFLILSFVSFCLLKLVPGDPVRSILRVDDVAVSNQQITDMRSQLGLDQPLPVQYGKWLVQLLQFDFGQSYLTHRPVFTEFMEKLPYTLLLTGGSLFIMLLIALPLGTMAALYRNRWIDSASRVFALIGSSIPSFWLGLLFIEWFAVKLRILPSMGEGTAFHLVLPSLTLGLAMAAVYVRMIRASLIESSGQDFIKAAQARGISPIRIFFRHMLRHSLVPLITVFSESIGSLLGGTVVIEVLFAYPGLGKWIVDAIAARDYPIIQGYTVFMAVFIVCINILVELSYRWVNPEIALKEKRLS; encoded by the coding sequence ATGTTCAAATCCATGGCCAAAAAGTTTCTTGAACTAGTTTTGTTCTTTCTTATTCTTTCCTTTGTGAGCTTCTGTCTGCTTAAGCTTGTTCCGGGCGATCCCGTCCGGAGCATTCTCCGAGTCGATGATGTAGCTGTGTCCAATCAGCAAATTACGGATATGCGCAGCCAACTAGGGCTGGACCAACCATTACCTGTGCAATATGGTAAGTGGCTGGTTCAGTTGCTTCAGTTTGATTTTGGACAATCTTATTTAACCCATCGTCCGGTATTCACAGAGTTTATGGAAAAACTGCCTTATACACTGCTGCTGACCGGCGGCTCCCTGTTCATTATGCTGCTGATAGCTCTCCCGCTGGGAACAATGGCGGCGCTCTACCGTAACCGCTGGATTGACAGCGCCAGTCGTGTGTTTGCCTTAATCGGCTCCTCGATTCCCAGCTTTTGGCTGGGGCTTTTGTTTATCGAATGGTTTGCAGTTAAATTGCGCATTTTGCCGTCTATGGGCGAAGGAACCGCTTTTCATTTGGTACTCCCGTCTCTTACCTTAGGATTGGCAATGGCGGCCGTTTATGTACGAATGATCCGCGCAAGTCTGATTGAAAGCTCGGGGCAAGACTTTATCAAAGCGGCGCAAGCGCGTGGCATCAGCCCCATCCGCATTTTTTTCAGACATATGCTTCGTCACAGTCTAGTTCCACTCATTACGGTATTCAGTGAGAGTATAGGCAGTCTACTGGGAGGCACAGTCGTAATTGAAGTGCTATTCGCCTATCCGGGACTGGGAAAATGGATTGTGGATGCCATTGCTGCAAGGGATTACCCCATAATTCAGGGCTATACCGTATTTATGGCTGTATTCATTGTATGTATCAATATTTTGGTAGAGCTGTCCTACCGTTGGGTCAATCCTGAAATCGCTTTGAAGGAGAAACGTTTATCATGA
- the nikC gene encoding nickel transporter permease, with amino-acid sequence MIKSVHAENGQLTRTRLSKTWIVSLSILLILSAITVVPFLVPQDPYRIQMGNRLQSISATHWLGTDHLGRDVLSRVIAGLRTTVGTSLLILAVSLVVGVPLGLFSGFIGGWMDRVFKRVVDAFMTLPDYIFAIVLSGLLGPGLVNLIFAVTAVKWVGYARLVRSTVLAEKQKDYISLSILAGTSSLRIVMRHILPHAIGNVLVLATLDIGKIILMIASLSFLGLGPQPPIPEWGTMLNEGRAYFQMAPHLMLVPGIAVVLTVLLANVFGDKLRDRYDVKTRTEE; translated from the coding sequence ATGATAAAATCCGTACATGCGGAAAACGGGCAGCTCACTAGAACGCGATTGTCCAAAACATGGATCGTGTCGCTCTCCATCCTGCTCATTCTTTCAGCAATTACAGTCGTTCCGTTTCTTGTACCGCAAGATCCGTATCGTATCCAGATGGGGAATCGACTACAATCGATCAGCGCTACGCACTGGCTGGGAACGGATCATTTGGGCAGAGATGTACTATCGAGAGTCATAGCTGGACTTCGGACGACTGTCGGAACCAGTTTGTTGATTTTGGCAGTTTCGCTGGTTGTCGGGGTCCCTCTTGGTCTGTTTTCAGGATTTATTGGAGGCTGGATGGATCGTGTATTCAAGCGGGTGGTCGATGCCTTCATGACATTACCAGATTATATTTTTGCCATTGTGCTGAGCGGTTTGCTCGGACCAGGCTTAGTAAATCTTATTTTCGCGGTGACGGCGGTAAAATGGGTTGGTTATGCACGCCTAGTCCGTAGTACCGTGCTGGCTGAAAAGCAAAAGGATTACATTTCGTTATCCATACTGGCGGGTACCTCCTCCCTGCGGATTGTCATGCGGCATATTCTCCCCCATGCCATTGGGAATGTTCTTGTGCTGGCTACGCTGGATATCGGCAAAATCATTTTAATGATTGCCTCCCTATCTTTTTTGGGCTTAGGTCCACAGCCGCCAATTCCGGAATGGGGTACTATGTTGAATGAAGGACGAGCGTATTTTCAAATGGCTCCCCACCTGATGCTGGTTCCTGGGATAGCTGTCGTGCTAACCGTGCTACTGGCAAACGTATTTGGAGATAAACTACGCGACCGTTATGATGTTAAAACCCGGACAGAGGAGTGA
- a CDS encoding ATP-binding cassette domain-containing protein: MLTIEGLTIRTNVKTIVEQLELAVRPGEWCALAGESGSGKSMTAFAIGGLLPSSVTAEGIIAWKDNNLLDLPAKQRRSLLGSEISYIFQDYHGAFTPFLRVGSQLDELMRAHGKQDRKARKQRCIEVLERVQLPAERVYRSYPFQLSGGQLQRAAIAAALLLEPKLLIADEPTTALDTLTAHRVLQLIDHIRMETGISVLWITHDLRHVRKYADRIAVMREGSLVEIGETQAVLNHPDHPYTRRLLAAIPPLSPGAPARLPYNSTEEQNAMERSAVHE, encoded by the coding sequence ATGCTGACTATTGAAGGCTTAACGATTCGGACCAATGTAAAAACGATTGTAGAGCAACTGGAGCTTGCCGTTCGTCCGGGGGAATGGTGTGCTCTTGCCGGCGAAAGTGGTAGCGGCAAAAGCATGACGGCGTTCGCTATCGGCGGCCTTCTCCCCTCTTCTGTTACAGCGGAAGGTATCATTGCGTGGAAGGACAATAATTTACTAGATCTACCCGCTAAACAAAGGCGCTCTTTGCTTGGCAGTGAAATATCCTACATTTTTCAAGACTACCACGGGGCTTTCACCCCCTTTCTGCGTGTAGGCAGCCAACTGGACGAGCTGATGCGCGCCCATGGCAAGCAAGATCGCAAGGCGCGCAAGCAGCGCTGTATCGAGGTGCTGGAGCGCGTACAGCTTCCCGCCGAGCGTGTGTACCGCAGCTATCCGTTCCAACTCAGCGGCGGTCAATTGCAACGGGCAGCTATTGCGGCTGCACTCCTGCTGGAGCCGAAGCTGCTTATTGCCGACGAGCCTACAACAGCGTTGGATACGCTCACAGCTCATCGGGTGCTGCAGCTCATTGATCATATCCGGATGGAAACGGGCATTTCCGTCTTGTGGATCACTCACGACCTACGTCATGTACGCAAGTATGCAGATCGAATCGCAGTGATGCGCGAAGGTTCACTGGTTGAAATAGGTGAAACGCAAGCGGTGCTGAACCATCCGGACCACCCGTATACTCGTCGTCTATTGGCAGCTATTCCGCCGCTGTCTCCGGGCGCTCCAGCACGTTTACCTTACAACAGCACTGAAGAACAGAACGCAATGGAAAGGAGCGCTGTACATGAATAA